In Pseudodesulfovibrio hydrargyri, a single window of DNA contains:
- a CDS encoding LptA/OstA family protein, producing the protein MKTRNKTLLKTVRHTGILLMLALLLVPARAMAQDWGEVREATVNLNVRKAPRPGAEHVVTLAKGQRVRTDFPQNGWLAVFELGEKDRDPAKAVGYANAKYLKVIEAEMAASVSATASEPAPTPAPAKDSGEGELKAPVAATPPAPIPVGVDPSRLPVKITSDRMTYDETGKVISFVGHVVATHGELTLWADKLSAYLASSTDKKFSADSVDRIVADGNVRAKKGTTEGTCGLLTYLVGPQLLKMERDPKLQDGPNSLTGEVINFHIKDDRSEVIGGKQRVKAVFMTPGNLKVQ; encoded by the coding sequence ATGAAAACAAGGAATAAGACGTTGCTGAAAACGGTTCGCCATACGGGAATTCTGCTGATGCTGGCCCTGCTGCTGGTTCCGGCCCGGGCCATGGCCCAGGACTGGGGCGAGGTGCGCGAGGCCACGGTCAACCTCAACGTCCGCAAGGCGCCCCGGCCCGGAGCGGAGCACGTGGTCACCCTGGCCAAGGGGCAGCGGGTAAGGACCGACTTTCCCCAAAACGGCTGGCTGGCCGTGTTCGAGCTGGGCGAAAAGGACCGCGACCCGGCCAAGGCCGTGGGCTACGCCAACGCCAAGTACCTCAAGGTGATCGAGGCCGAGATGGCCGCGTCCGTTTCCGCCACCGCATCAGAGCCCGCGCCGACGCCTGCTCCGGCAAAGGATTCCGGCGAGGGCGAGCTCAAGGCCCCGGTGGCCGCGACGCCGCCCGCGCCCATCCCGGTGGGCGTGGACCCGAGCCGCCTGCCGGTGAAGATCACCTCCGACCGCATGACCTACGACGAGACCGGCAAGGTCATTTCCTTTGTGGGCCACGTGGTCGCCACCCACGGCGAGTTGACCCTATGGGCCGACAAGCTCTCGGCCTATCTCGCGTCCAGCACCGACAAGAAATTCTCCGCCGACAGCGTGGACCGCATCGTGGCCGACGGCAACGTGCGTGCCAAGAAGGGGACCACCGAGGGGACCTGCGGCCTGCTTACCTACCTGGTGGGCCCGCAACTGCTCAAGATGGAGCGGGATCCCAAGCTCCAGGACGGCCCCAACTCGTTGACCGGCGAGGTCATCAACTTTCACATCAAGGACGACCGGTCCGAGGTCATCGGCGGCAAGCAGCGCGTCAAGGCCGTCTTCATGACTCCCGGCAACCTGAAGGTGCAATAA
- the lptC gene encoding LPS export ABC transporter periplasmic protein LptC, with protein sequence MRGRPALVLFVIFALGLLLGLGVNELFFSDPILETPDTVGQAPVSRKDMFADADVSAEDIELVQGKEGSMTWKLLAKSAKYNQELGIIAVDFPQLTAYFGDDRQEVYVQADRGEVDQANDNLTLYDGVSGRFGDMALDAQHLDYVGAIGKVYLKGGVTVRRPDMTVQAKALEIDLVTRQMVAAGGVEALLAPEGLGRSPLNENKE encoded by the coding sequence ATGAGAGGGCGTCCTGCTCTGGTCCTGTTCGTCATCTTCGCCCTGGGGCTGCTTCTCGGCCTGGGCGTCAACGAGCTCTTTTTTTCCGACCCCATTCTGGAAACCCCGGACACTGTCGGGCAGGCGCCCGTCTCCCGCAAGGACATGTTCGCCGACGCCGACGTCTCGGCCGAGGACATCGAACTGGTCCAGGGCAAGGAGGGCAGCATGACCTGGAAGCTGTTGGCCAAGAGCGCCAAGTACAACCAGGAACTCGGCATTATCGCCGTGGATTTTCCCCAGCTGACCGCCTACTTCGGCGACGACCGCCAGGAAGTCTACGTCCAGGCCGATCGTGGCGAGGTGGACCAGGCCAATGACAACCTGACCCTGTACGACGGGGTCAGCGGCCGGTTCGGCGACATGGCCTTGGACGCCCAGCACCTTGATTATGTGGGCGCAATAGGTAAGGTGTATCTCAAGGGCGGCGTGACCGTGCGCCGCCCGGACATGACCGTCCAGGCCAAGGCCCTGGAGATCGACCTGGTCACGAGACAGATGGTGGCCGCCGGCGGCGTGGAAGCGCTGCTGGCCCCCGAAGGGCTGGGAAGGAGTCCTTTGAATGAAAACAAGGAATAA
- a CDS encoding KdsC family phosphatase has translation MADATALARNIKLLVLDVDGVLTDGGLYYGDEGILMKRFSVQDGLGIKLAQAVGLEVGIITGLDQKPVERRITELGIKHYYAGHHRKLPLFEQMCEEVGVAPEEAAYMGDDWIDLAVMARAGLALCVPNAVPEVIEAADWMSSRKGGQGAVREAISFILEARGLKEQALQRWVD, from the coding sequence GTGGCTGACGCGACCGCCCTGGCGCGGAACATCAAGCTGCTGGTGCTCGACGTGGACGGCGTGCTCACCGACGGCGGCCTGTACTATGGCGACGAGGGCATCCTGATGAAGCGGTTCAGCGTCCAGGACGGCCTCGGCATCAAGCTGGCCCAGGCCGTGGGTCTGGAAGTCGGGATCATCACCGGCCTGGACCAGAAGCCGGTGGAGAGACGCATCACCGAACTGGGCATCAAACACTACTATGCGGGCCATCATCGCAAATTGCCGCTCTTCGAGCAGATGTGTGAGGAGGTCGGCGTCGCCCCGGAAGAGGCCGCCTACATGGGCGACGACTGGATCGACCTGGCCGTGATGGCCCGGGCCGGCCTGGCCCTGTGCGTGCCCAACGCGGTGCCCGAGGTGATCGAGGCCGCGGACTGGATGTCCTCCCGCAAGGGCGGGCAGGGCGCGGTCCGCGAGGCCATTTCGTTCATTCTCGAGGCCCGGGGGCTCAAGGAACAGGCCCTGCAGCGCTGGGTGGACTAG
- the kdsA gene encoding 3-deoxy-8-phosphooctulonate synthase: MADLYTASRSGPFILAGPCAIETREIALRTADVLAGLAAKLDIPLVYKSSFDKANRTSLTSFRGPGMEEGLAILAEVKRTTGLPVVTDIHHPEQAAPVAEVADVLQIPAFLCRQTDLLVAAAETGRVVNVKKGQFLAPWDMKNVVDKLRAAGNDQVWLTERGSTYGYNNLVVDMRSIPQMRAFGVPVIMDATHSVQLPGGLGGASGGQREYVPVLASAAVAAGADGVFMEVHPDPDKALCDGPNSLPLAEVETLLKRLLALWEINRG, translated from the coding sequence ATGGCAGACCTGTATACCGCCAGCCGGTCCGGCCCGTTCATTCTGGCCGGACCCTGCGCCATTGAGACCAGGGAGATTGCCCTTCGGACCGCCGACGTGCTCGCCGGCCTGGCCGCCAAGCTGGACATCCCCCTCGTCTACAAGAGTTCGTTCGACAAGGCCAACCGGACCTCGCTGACCAGTTTTCGGGGGCCGGGCATGGAAGAGGGGCTCGCGATCCTGGCAGAGGTGAAGCGGACCACGGGACTGCCCGTGGTCACGGACATCCACCACCCGGAACAGGCCGCGCCCGTGGCCGAGGTGGCCGACGTCCTGCAGATTCCGGCCTTCCTCTGCCGCCAGACCGACCTGCTGGTGGCCGCCGCCGAAACGGGCAGGGTGGTCAATGTCAAGAAAGGGCAGTTCCTGGCTCCCTGGGACATGAAAAACGTGGTCGACAAGCTCCGCGCGGCGGGCAACGACCAGGTCTGGCTGACCGAGCGCGGCTCCACCTACGGCTACAACAACCTGGTGGTGGACATGCGCTCCATCCCGCAGATGCGGGCCTTCGGCGTCCCGGTGATCATGGACGCCACCCACTCGGTGCAGCTGCCCGGCGGGCTGGGCGGCGCTTCGGGCGGGCAGCGCGAATACGTGCCGGTCCTGGCCTCGGCCGCCGTGGCCGCGGGCGCGGACGGTGTGTTCATGGAAGTCCATCCCGACCCGGACAAGGCGCTGTGCGACGGCCCCAACTCCCTGCCCCTGGCCGAGGTCGAAACCCTGCTGAAGAGGCTGCTGGCCCTGTGGGAGATCAATCGTGGCTGA
- a CDS encoding CTP synthase yields MKTKFIFITGGVLSSLGKGLAAASIGALLQARGLKATIQKLDPYINVDPGTMNPFQHGEVYVTDDGAETDLDLGHYERYLGAALSQQNNYTSGSIYNSVIQKERRGDYLGGTVQVIPHITDAIKEAVINLPNGEDVALIEIGGTVGDIEGQPFLEAIRQLKNDLGKENVLFIHLTLVPYIKAAGELKTKPTQHSVKELRSVGIQPDIIIARSEVRLPEDLKKKIALFCDVDQDAVFTGVDVDNIYKVPLEFYNEGVDQKIAILLKLPAKNAELAPWENLVYNLDNPKGSVKIGIVGKYVDLTEAYKSLHEALIHGGVANEVKVELEYVNSEKVTPANVEKKLKGLDGILVPGGFGSRGIEGKILSIKYARENKVPFFGICLGMQCACIEFARNVIGLEGANSEEFDKTTPHNIIYLMKEWFDFRTKKTETRCEESEKGGTMRLGSYPCKLKKDTKAFEAYKAANIDERHRHRFEYNNKYIEQFEQNGMVLSGTAPDESLVEIVELPGHPWFLGCQFHPEFKSNPMKPHPLFREFIRASKDEKAKK; encoded by the coding sequence ATGAAAACCAAGTTCATATTTATTACCGGTGGTGTTCTTTCCTCCCTGGGCAAGGGGCTGGCCGCGGCATCCATCGGCGCACTCCTCCAGGCCCGCGGCCTCAAAGCCACCATTCAGAAGCTCGATCCCTACATCAACGTCGACCCCGGCACCATGAACCCGTTCCAGCACGGTGAGGTCTACGTCACGGACGACGGCGCCGAGACCGACCTCGACCTCGGCCACTACGAACGCTACCTGGGCGCGGCCCTGAGCCAGCAGAACAACTACACCTCCGGCTCCATCTACAACTCCGTCATCCAGAAGGAACGCCGCGGCGACTACCTGGGCGGCACCGTGCAGGTCATTCCGCACATCACCGACGCCATCAAGGAGGCGGTCATCAACCTGCCCAACGGCGAGGATGTGGCCCTGATCGAGATCGGCGGCACCGTGGGCGATATCGAGGGCCAGCCGTTCCTGGAGGCCATCCGCCAGCTCAAGAACGACCTGGGCAAGGAGAACGTCCTGTTCATTCACCTGACCCTGGTCCCGTACATCAAGGCCGCCGGCGAGCTGAAGACCAAGCCCACCCAGCACTCGGTCAAGGAGCTGCGCTCCGTGGGCATCCAGCCCGACATCATCATCGCCCGCTCCGAAGTACGCCTGCCCGAGGATCTCAAGAAGAAGATCGCCCTGTTCTGCGACGTGGACCAGGACGCCGTGTTCACCGGCGTGGACGTGGACAACATCTACAAGGTCCCGCTCGAATTCTACAACGAGGGCGTGGACCAGAAGATCGCCATCCTCCTGAAGCTGCCCGCCAAGAACGCGGAGCTCGCACCCTGGGAAAACCTCGTCTACAACCTGGACAACCCCAAGGGGTCGGTCAAGATCGGCATCGTCGGCAAGTACGTGGACCTGACCGAGGCCTACAAGAGCCTGCACGAGGCGCTGATCCACGGCGGCGTGGCCAACGAGGTCAAGGTGGAGTTGGAATACGTCAACTCCGAGAAGGTCACCCCGGCCAACGTGGAGAAGAAGCTCAAGGGACTGGACGGCATCCTGGTGCCCGGCGGCTTCGGCTCGCGCGGCATCGAGGGCAAGATCCTGTCCATCAAGTACGCCCGCGAGAACAAGGTTCCCTTCTTCGGCATCTGTCTGGGCATGCAGTGCGCCTGCATCGAGTTCGCCCGTAACGTCATCGGCCTGGAAGGGGCCAACTCCGAGGAATTCGACAAGACCACCCCGCACAACATCATCTACCTGATGAAGGAATGGTTCGATTTCCGGACCAAGAAGACCGAGACCCGCTGCGAGGAGTCCGAGAAGGGCGGCACCATGCGCCTGGGTTCCTACCCGTGCAAGCTCAAGAAGGACACCAAGGCGTTCGAGGCGTACAAGGCCGCGAACATCGACGAGCGGCACCGCCATCGCTTCGAGTACAACAACAAATACATCGAGCAGTTCGAGCAGAACGGCATGGTCCTGTCCGGCACGGCCCCGGACGAGTCCCTGGTGGAAATCGTGGAACTGCCCGGCCACCCCTGGTTCCTGGGTTGCCAGTTCCACCCGGAATTCAAGTCCAATCCCATGAAGCCGCATCCGCTGTTCCGGGAATTCATCCGGGCATCCAAAGACGAGAAGGCCAAGAAGTAG
- a CDS encoding phosphoribosylformylglycinamidine synthase subunit PurQ produces the protein MARVNALVITGYGTNCEKESAYALQEAGADNADIVYFSDLAAGHVRMDDYNYLLCPGGFLDGDDLGAAQAAALRWRWSNDADGKPVLDQLKGFFNKGGIILGICNGFQLLCKLGLLPGIGGRYFERQVSLSYNDSGRFEDRWVRLKTNPASPCVFTKGIDYLDVPIRHGEGKIIPMDDATFQALRDENLIAVQYVHPETREVTLEYPYNPNGSPLGIAGLTDPTGRILGLMPHPEAYNHKTNHPSWTRGTDPDIPLGLTMLEAGVRYLKER, from the coding sequence ATGGCCCGCGTCAACGCACTCGTCATCACCGGATACGGCACCAACTGCGAAAAGGAGTCCGCCTACGCCCTGCAGGAGGCCGGGGCGGACAATGCCGATATCGTTTATTTTTCCGATCTCGCAGCGGGCCATGTCCGCATGGACGACTACAACTACCTGCTCTGCCCCGGCGGATTTCTCGACGGCGACGACCTGGGCGCGGCCCAGGCGGCCGCCCTGCGCTGGCGGTGGTCCAACGACGCGGACGGCAAGCCCGTCCTGGATCAGCTGAAAGGCTTTTTCAACAAGGGCGGCATCATCCTCGGCATCTGCAACGGCTTCCAGCTGTTGTGCAAGCTCGGCCTGCTCCCGGGCATCGGCGGGCGCTACTTCGAGCGCCAGGTTTCCCTGTCCTACAACGACTCCGGCCGGTTCGAGGACCGCTGGGTGCGGCTCAAGACCAACCCGGCCTCGCCCTGCGTGTTCACCAAGGGCATCGACTACCTGGACGTGCCCATCCGCCACGGCGAGGGCAAGATCATCCCCATGGACGACGCCACCTTCCAGGCCCTGCGGGACGAAAATCTCATCGCGGTCCAGTACGTCCACCCCGAGACACGCGAGGTGACCCTGGAATACCCGTACAATCCCAACGGGTCCCCGCTGGGCATCGCCGGGCTGACCGACCCCACCGGCCGCATCCTGGGCCTCATGCCCCACCCCGAGGCGTACAACCACAAGACCAACCATCCGTCCTGGACGCGCGGCACCGATCCGGACATCCCGCTGGGCCTGACCATGCTCGAAGCCGGGGTGCGCTACCTCAAGGAGCGGTAG
- a CDS encoding nucleoside deaminase, translating to MAAPSAPQPPAGTTWRDLMDVAFGEACKAAQAGEAPIGAALFTPTGTLLASAHNRPIASHDPTGHAEILCLREAARVMGNYRLPDTIMAVTLEPCLMCTGALIHARVAGVVFAARDERAGALVSNLEGCSLPFTNHRLWTVEGVMGTECSSLLKRFFLERRK from the coding sequence ATGGCCGCCCCCTCCGCGCCCCAACCGCCCGCCGGGACCACCTGGCGCGATCTCATGGACGTGGCCTTCGGCGAGGCGTGCAAGGCCGCCCAGGCGGGCGAGGCCCCCATCGGCGCGGCCCTGTTCACGCCCACCGGCACCCTGCTCGCCTCGGCCCACAACCGGCCCATCGCCTCGCACGACCCCACGGGGCACGCCGAGATTCTCTGCCTGCGCGAGGCGGCCCGCGTCATGGGCAACTACCGGCTGCCGGACACGATCATGGCCGTGACCCTGGAGCCGTGCCTGATGTGCACGGGCGCGCTCATCCACGCCCGGGTGGCCGGGGTGGTCTTCGCGGCCAGGGACGAACGCGCCGGGGCCCTGGTCTCCAACCTGGAGGGCTGCTCCCTGCCGTTTACCAACCACCGGCTGTGGACCGTGGAGGGCGTCATGGGCACCGAGTGCTCCTCCCTGCTCAAACGGTTCTTCCTGGAAAGGAGAAAATAG
- a CDS encoding NifB/NifX family molybdenum-iron cluster-binding protein, with protein sequence MIIALPTREGLIDDHFGHCDHYTLVTVEDNRIVFSERMDSPQGCGCKSDIAPVLAGRGVKVMLAGNMGEGALNILRKAGIEVVRGCSGPIEDVLAKWLSGELEDNRITCDHHDCDHHDEPVLTELKPL encoded by the coding sequence ATGATCATCGCACTGCCCACCCGCGAAGGCCTTATCGACGACCATTTCGGCCACTGCGACCACTACACCCTGGTGACCGTGGAGGATAACCGCATCGTTTTCAGCGAACGCATGGATTCCCCCCAGGGATGCGGCTGCAAGTCCGACATCGCCCCGGTCCTGGCCGGCCGCGGCGTCAAGGTCATGCTCGCCGGCAACATGGGCGAGGGCGCGCTGAACATCCTCAGGAAGGCGGGCATCGAAGTGGTCCGGGGCTGCTCCGGCCCCATCGAGGACGTCCTCGCCAAATGGCTGTCCGGCGAGCTTGAGGACAACCGGATCACCTGCGACCACCACGACTGCGACCACCACGACGAGCCGGTCCTGACCGAACTCAAGCCGCTCTAG
- a CDS encoding sensor histidine kinase, translating into MGKDSGTGYVISRLRRFDDKAVYVAASSRSKPELPAETKEKWQRLVNHVAVALRQPHALITRLDQDTLYVFLHNETEDATFIKYDRFPLGLGVYCETTLSGDTVNFVPDSLSDEAWKDNPSVEFSLISYIGVPIRWPDGELFGTLCALGDKPMPEDRALLEDIALFKSIAETDLQLQLEKQETTSHKRQFDTAISEVHHRVKNHLNILCSLIQLDMACDLSKEEFVAYQKKLTSQIKGVAELHTLLAYEGHETVELSAYIRRMMENWIKAAPNRQVRLDASLEKLEISGRRVVYFGMLLNELVTNSFTHAFGPDHPDPTITLALEDLGETFRFTYRDNGPGFRASLDSCPAQSLGITMLFEITVDLGGRVTQEEGPGASFVFVLPKLL; encoded by the coding sequence ATGGGCAAGGACTCCGGGACCGGGTACGTTATTTCCCGCCTGCGCAGGTTTGACGACAAGGCTGTTTACGTCGCCGCCTCGTCGCGGTCCAAGCCCGAACTTCCGGCCGAGACTAAAGAGAAGTGGCAACGGCTGGTCAATCACGTGGCCGTGGCCCTGCGCCAGCCGCACGCGCTCATCACCAGGCTGGATCAGGACACGCTGTACGTCTTCCTGCACAACGAGACCGAGGACGCGACCTTCATCAAGTATGATCGCTTTCCCCTGGGGCTCGGCGTGTATTGCGAAACCACCCTGAGCGGCGACACGGTGAATTTCGTGCCCGATTCGCTCAGCGACGAGGCCTGGAAGGACAATCCCAGCGTGGAGTTTTCGCTGATTTCCTACATCGGCGTGCCCATCCGCTGGCCCGACGGCGAACTGTTCGGCACCCTGTGCGCCCTGGGCGACAAGCCCATGCCCGAGGACCGGGCCCTGCTCGAGGACATCGCCCTCTTCAAGTCCATCGCCGAAACCGACCTGCAGCTGCAACTGGAAAAACAAGAGACGACCAGCCACAAACGGCAGTTCGACACGGCCATCAGCGAAGTGCACCACCGCGTGAAAAACCACCTGAACATCCTGTGCAGCCTGATCCAACTGGACATGGCCTGCGATCTTTCCAAAGAGGAATTCGTGGCCTATCAAAAAAAATTGACCAGTCAGATAAAGGGCGTGGCTGAACTGCACACCCTGTTGGCCTACGAAGGCCACGAGACGGTGGAGCTCTCGGCCTACATCCGCAGGATGATGGAAAACTGGATCAAGGCCGCCCCGAACCGCCAGGTCAGGCTCGATGCCTCGCTGGAGAAACTGGAAATCTCCGGCCGCCGGGTCGTGTATTTCGGCATGCTCCTGAACGAACTCGTGACCAACTCCTTCACCCACGCCTTTGGCCCGGACCACCCGGACCCGACCATCACCCTGGCGCTCGAGGACCTGGGAGAAACCTTCCGCTTCACCTACAGGGACAACGGACCGGGATTTCGGGCGTCCCTGGACTCCTGCCCCGCGCAGTCCCTCGGTATAACCATGCTCTTCGAGATAACCGTGGACCTGGGCGGCAGGGTGACACAGGAAGAAGGCCCGGGCGCCTCGTTCGTCTTTGTCCTGCCCAAGCTCTTGTAA